One Roseimaritima multifibrata DNA window includes the following coding sequences:
- a CDS encoding PSD1 and planctomycete cytochrome C domain-containing protein: protein MRRTEYSSLASNQSAPCQSGCRRFVRIVKAGKVGGLGRSLCAAVCVVFLCTPCVGAEKEPPASPDPPSEKQIQFFETKIRPLLADHCYECHGEESQESDLRVDTLLGMLKGGLAGPSVSPGKVDSSLLMTAVRYQDSDLRMPPEEKLSDAQIADLANWIEMGAPHPDSSTTQPVQRGSDVDLEKGRQHWAFQPAVKHAPPQIDPNAPEENPIDAFLLAGLQEQGLQRVPLADKETFIRRATFDLLGLPPTQEEITAFVEDDSPAAVRRLVDRLLASPHYGERWGRHWLDVARYADSNGVDENIAHGNAWRYRDYVIAAFNNDKPYDQFVTEQLAGDLLESGEDTSLRNERLVATGFLVLGPKFLAEQDQTKMAMDIIDEQLDTVGRSLLGLTFGCARCHTHKFDPISHHDYYGLAGIFKSTHTMDSYKTIAKWHENEIPTPAEAEHIEAHQNKVAAQEKKIADRLAEAFAQLPAVTEEKPDAKKKTAAEKEKLLPAEVQSELKTLRDALKVLQDNKPEMPSAMGVTDGTIVDTPVHLRGSHLTLGDVVPRRFPQVLTSVDQPPLPAEKSGRLEFARWLTNGQHPLTARVMVNRIWHGHFGKGLVGTVDNFGLQGDRPSHPELLDWLAIRFVEEGWSLKSMHRLIMTSDAYQASSQFNAENHQKDPGNRYYWRFDLRRLEAEAIRDSLLAVSGKLNRTAGGSMLTVKNREFLFNHTSQDKSTYVTFRRSIYIPVIRNHLYDMFKLFDYSNASILNGNRNVSTIAPQALFMMNSEWMDDVTFSLADRLLAASPDSKQRIEQLYLDAYGRQPSDNETAMALKFVTQMNDNLESQSEEEAERHAWQALCQSVVSANEFVYIR, encoded by the coding sequence ATGCGCCGCACCGAATATTCAAGCCTGGCTTCCAATCAGAGTGCCCCTTGTCAAAGCGGGTGTCGACGGTTCGTGCGGATTGTTAAAGCCGGTAAAGTTGGCGGACTGGGCAGGAGTCTGTGTGCCGCAGTTTGCGTCGTGTTCCTCTGCACACCTTGTGTCGGCGCCGAAAAGGAGCCGCCTGCTTCGCCGGATCCACCGAGTGAAAAGCAGATCCAATTTTTCGAAACCAAAATCCGACCTCTCTTGGCGGACCACTGCTACGAATGCCACGGGGAAGAATCGCAGGAATCGGATCTTCGTGTGGATACTCTTTTAGGGATGCTGAAGGGAGGGCTTGCTGGTCCTTCGGTTAGCCCGGGGAAGGTCGATAGCAGTTTGCTGATGACTGCCGTCCGCTATCAAGACAGTGACCTTCGAATGCCCCCCGAAGAAAAATTGTCCGATGCCCAAATTGCAGATCTAGCGAATTGGATTGAAATGGGGGCACCGCATCCAGACAGCAGCACGACTCAGCCGGTTCAGCGCGGTAGCGATGTGGATCTAGAAAAGGGACGACAGCATTGGGCGTTTCAGCCGGCTGTCAAACATGCTCCACCGCAGATCGACCCCAACGCACCCGAAGAAAACCCGATCGATGCCTTTCTACTTGCCGGCCTGCAGGAGCAAGGGCTCCAGCGTGTCCCCTTGGCGGACAAAGAAACCTTTATTCGCCGCGCAACATTTGATCTTCTCGGTCTGCCGCCAACTCAGGAAGAAATTACGGCGTTTGTTGAGGACGATTCCCCTGCGGCAGTTCGGCGATTGGTCGACCGGTTACTCGCTTCTCCGCACTATGGAGAACGCTGGGGACGGCACTGGCTAGACGTTGCACGCTATGCCGATTCAAACGGCGTCGATGAAAACATTGCACATGGCAACGCCTGGCGCTATCGCGACTATGTGATCGCAGCATTTAACAATGACAAACCGTACGATCAATTTGTGACAGAACAGCTGGCAGGCGACCTGTTGGAATCGGGCGAGGATACATCGCTTCGCAATGAACGATTGGTCGCGACCGGATTTTTGGTCCTTGGTCCCAAGTTCTTGGCCGAGCAAGATCAAACCAAGATGGCAATGGATATTATCGACGAGCAGCTTGATACCGTCGGAAGAAGCTTGCTGGGATTGACCTTCGGCTGCGCCCGTTGCCACACACATAAGTTTGATCCGATTAGTCATCATGACTACTACGGGCTGGCGGGCATCTTTAAAAGCACGCATACGATGGATAGTTATAAAACCATCGCCAAATGGCACGAAAACGAGATTCCAACCCCCGCCGAAGCCGAACACATCGAAGCGCATCAGAACAAGGTCGCAGCGCAAGAGAAAAAGATTGCGGATCGACTTGCGGAAGCGTTCGCTCAGTTACCTGCAGTGACGGAAGAGAAGCCTGATGCCAAAAAGAAAACGGCCGCCGAAAAAGAGAAGCTGCTTCCTGCAGAAGTCCAAAGCGAACTGAAAACCTTGCGTGATGCATTGAAAGTGTTGCAGGACAACAAGCCTGAAATGCCATCGGCAATGGGAGTGACCGACGGCACGATCGTTGACACCCCAGTGCATCTGCGAGGCAGCCACCTAACGCTGGGCGACGTTGTACCGCGACGCTTCCCGCAAGTTTTGACCTCTGTTGATCAACCACCTCTTCCTGCCGAAAAAAGCGGCCGGTTGGAATTCGCGCGTTGGCTGACCAATGGGCAGCATCCACTGACCGCACGCGTGATGGTCAACCGAATTTGGCACGGGCATTTTGGCAAAGGGCTGGTTGGAACGGTCGATAATTTCGGGCTGCAAGGGGATCGCCCTAGCCATCCCGAATTGCTTGACTGGTTAGCCATCCGTTTCGTTGAAGAAGGTTGGTCGCTGAAAAGCATGCACCGCCTGATCATGACATCCGATGCCTATCAGGCCAGCAGCCAATTCAATGCTGAAAACCATCAAAAGGATCCCGGCAATCGCTATTACTGGCGGTTTGACCTTCGTCGCTTAGAAGCCGAAGCGATCCGTGATTCGTTATTGGCTGTCAGTGGGAAACTGAACCGCACGGCGGGTGGCAGCATGCTGACGGTGAAGAATCGTGAATTCTTGTTTAATCATACGTCTCAAGACAAATCGACTTATGTGACCTTTCGAAGGTCCATTTACATCCCGGTGATCCGCAATCATCTATACGACATGTTTAAGTTGTTTGATTACAGCAACGCCAGCATCTTAAATGGGAATCGAAATGTCAGCACGATCGCGCCACAGGCATTGTTCATGATGAATTCCGAGTGGATGGATGACGTCACGTTTTCGCTGGCGGATCGTTTGCTTGCGGCCTCGCCGGATTCCAAGCAGCGAATTGAACAGCTTTATCTTGATGCTTACGGACGCCAGCCATCAGACAACGAAACCGCGATGGCCCTGAAGTTTGTGACGCAAATGAATGACAACCTCGAATCGCAGTCCGAAGAAGAGGCTGAGCGACATGCTTGGCAGGCGTTGTGCCAGTCGGTCGTGTCGGCAAATGAATTTGTCTACATCCGCTAG